The following are encoded together in the Arthrobacter sp. Y-9 genome:
- the nrdE gene encoding class 1b ribonucleoside-diphosphate reductase subunit alpha, with protein sequence MPEAYKGLGYHELNAMLNLYGPDGKIQFDADREAAHQYFLQHVNNNTVFFHDLEEKLDYLIKNQYYERETLDQYTMNFIRELFNRAYKKKFRFETFLGAFKFYTSYTLKTFDGKRFLERYEDRVCMVALHLARGNEEVAIGLVDEIIEGRFQPATPTFLNAGKAQRGELVSCFLLRIEDNMESIARGINSALQLSKRGGGVALSLTNIREHGAPIKQIENQSSGVIPVMKLLEDSFSYANQLGARQGAGAVYLHAHHPDIYRFLDTKRENADEKIRIKTLSLGVVVPDITFELAKKNEDMYLFSPYDVERVYGIPFSDVSVTEKYYEMVDDSRIKKTKINAREFFQTLAEIQFESGYPYIMFEDTVNRANPIAGKVTMSNLCSEILQVSTPSIYNEDLSYETVGKDISCNLGSMNIAKTMDSPNIGSSIETAIRALSAVSDMSYINSVPSVAEGNAKSHAIGLGQMNLHGYLARERVHYGSEEGLDFTNIYFYTVLYHALRASNRLAIETGETFGGFENSKYASGEFFDKYTEQEWAPATERVRELFAKHHIPTQDDWRELKASVMEHGIYNQNLQAVPPTGSISYINNSTSSIHPVAAKIEIRKEGKIGRVYYPAPYLTNDNLEYYQDAYEIGYEKIIDTYAAATQHVDQGLSLTLFFKDTATTRDINKAQIYAWKKGIKTLYYIRLRQLALEGTEVEGCVSCML encoded by the coding sequence CTGCCGGAGGCTTACAAGGGCCTGGGTTATCACGAGCTGAACGCCATGCTGAACCTCTACGGTCCGGACGGCAAGATCCAGTTCGACGCGGACCGCGAGGCCGCCCACCAGTACTTCCTGCAGCACGTGAACAACAACACGGTGTTCTTCCATGACCTGGAAGAGAAGCTCGACTACCTCATCAAGAACCAGTACTACGAGCGCGAGACGCTCGACCAGTACACGATGAACTTCATCCGCGAGCTGTTCAACCGCGCGTACAAGAAGAAGTTCCGCTTCGAGACGTTCCTGGGCGCCTTCAAGTTCTACACCTCGTACACGCTCAAGACCTTCGACGGCAAGCGCTTCCTGGAGCGCTACGAGGACCGCGTCTGCATGGTCGCGCTGCACCTCGCCCGCGGCAACGAAGAGGTCGCGATCGGCCTGGTGGATGAGATCATCGAGGGCCGCTTCCAGCCCGCGACCCCCACCTTCCTCAACGCCGGCAAGGCACAGCGCGGCGAGCTCGTCTCCTGCTTCCTGCTGCGCATCGAGGACAACATGGAGTCGATCGCCCGCGGCATCAACTCCGCCCTTCAGCTGTCCAAGCGTGGCGGTGGCGTGGCCCTGTCCCTCACCAACATCCGTGAGCACGGCGCGCCGATCAAGCAGATCGAGAACCAGTCCTCCGGTGTCATCCCCGTGATGAAGCTCCTCGAAGACAGCTTCTCCTACGCCAACCAGCTGGGCGCGCGTCAGGGCGCGGGAGCCGTGTACCTGCACGCCCACCACCCGGACATCTACCGCTTCCTCGACACCAAGCGCGAGAACGCTGACGAGAAGATCCGCATCAAGACGCTGTCCCTCGGCGTCGTCGTGCCGGACATCACCTTCGAGCTGGCCAAGAAGAACGAGGACATGTACCTCTTCTCGCCGTACGACGTCGAGCGCGTCTACGGCATCCCGTTCTCCGACGTCTCGGTCACCGAGAAGTACTACGAGATGGTCGACGATTCCCGGATCAAGAAGACCAAGATCAACGCCCGTGAGTTCTTCCAGACCCTCGCGGAGATCCAGTTCGAGTCCGGTTACCCGTACATCATGTTCGAGGACACCGTGAACCGGGCGAACCCGATCGCCGGCAAGGTCACCATGAGCAACCTCTGCTCGGAGATCCTCCAGGTGTCCACCCCCAGCATCTACAACGAGGACCTGTCCTACGAGACCGTGGGCAAGGACATCTCCTGCAACCTGGGCTCGATGAACATCGCCAAGACGATGGACTCGCCGAACATCGGTTCGTCCATCGAGACCGCGATCCGCGCGCTGTCCGCCGTGTCGGACATGTCCTACATCAACTCGGTGCCGTCCGTGGCCGAGGGTAACGCCAAGAGCCACGCCATCGGCCTCGGTCAGATGAACCTGCACGGCTACCTGGCGCGCGAGCGGGTCCACTACGGTTCCGAAGAGGGCCTCGATTTCACGAACATCTACTTCTACACCGTGCTCTACCACGCGCTGCGGGCGTCCAACCGCCTCGCGATCGAGACCGGTGAGACGTTCGGCGGCTTCGAGAACTCCAAGTACGCCAGCGGCGAGTTCTTCGACAAGTACACCGAGCAGGAGTGGGCCCCCGCCACCGAGCGTGTCCGCGAGCTGTTCGCCAAGCACCACATCCCCACCCAGGATGACTGGCGCGAGCTCAAGGCCTCGGTCATGGAGCACGGCATCTACAACCAGAACCTGCAGGCCGTGCCGCCGACCGGTTCCATCAGCTACATCAACAACTCCACCTCGTCGATCCACCCGGTGGCCGCCAAGATCGAGATCCGCAAGGAAGGCAAGATCGGCCGCGTCTACTACCCGGCGCCGTACCTGACGAACGACAACCTGGAGTACTACCAGGACGCGTACGAGATCGGCTACGAGAAGATCATCGACACCTACGCCGCCGCCACGCAGCACGTGGACCAGGGCCTGTCCCTGACCCTGTTCTTCAAGGACACGGCCACGACGCGTGACATCAACAAGGCGCAGATCTACGCGTGGAAGAAGGGCATCAAGACCCTCTACTACATCCGCCTGCGTCAGCTCGCGCTGGAAGGCACCGAGGTCGAGGGCTGCGTCTCCTGCATGCTGTGA
- the nrdH gene encoding glutaredoxin-like protein NrdH — protein MTVTVYTKPACVQCNATYRALDKKGIVYQSVDVSQDPEALERLKEMGYLQAPVVVTDNDHWSGFRPDKIAGLEAAATAVA, from the coding sequence ATGACCGTTACGGTGTACACCAAGCCAGCCTGCGTCCAGTGCAACGCCACCTACCGCGCTCTGGACAAGAAGGGCATCGTCTACCAGAGTGTGGACGTCTCCCAGGACCCCGAGGCGCTGGAGCGCCTGAAGGAGATGGGCTACCTGCAGGCCCCCGTCGTGGTCACGGACAACGACCACTGGTCCGGTTTCCGCCCGGACAAGATCGCGGGCCTCGAGGCCGCGGCCACCGCGGTGGCCTGA
- a CDS encoding ROK family transcriptional regulator codes for MTELRTPASRRGTNLPKMGDFNLTVILDTIRRSPHGLSRVELAGLVGLSPQTISNISRRLLDQGLIVEAGKAGVGPGKPRTILRLNPSGMYAVGVHVDPAVISFSVLDLTGNVVLDSKIDTPEAGEPTAVMAAIVFEVQRLIEESGVDPAKLTGLGVAAPGPIDLDAGTVVNPPLLEGWTRVHLRDALSKATGLPVVLDKDVTAAAVAETWVAGDHASSNFGVFYMGTGIGCGLVLNDEVFRGASGNAGEMGHIVVDPDGPPCDCGLNGCVKSTVIPRVLVDAGAKAGLVEPLAEGDSSVVVQERFNRLCDAADGGDQAAIAILDRSALHLSRAVSVIANAMDLDRVVFGGPFWTRLAPYYLNRVPEQVAHGADARDIHVPQVVGSRVGEDVGAIGAACLVLEHALAPRSERLLLGG; via the coding sequence GTGACCGAGCTCCGCACGCCCGCTTCGCGGCGCGGAACCAACCTACCCAAGATGGGCGACTTCAACCTGACGGTGATCCTCGACACCATTCGGCGGTCGCCCCATGGACTGAGCCGGGTTGAGCTTGCGGGTCTGGTCGGCCTTTCACCCCAGACGATCTCCAACATCTCCCGCCGTCTGCTGGATCAGGGACTCATCGTCGAGGCAGGCAAAGCGGGCGTCGGTCCGGGCAAGCCCCGCACCATCCTGCGTCTGAATCCGTCCGGCATGTACGCCGTGGGCGTGCATGTTGACCCGGCGGTCATCAGCTTTTCCGTTCTGGACCTGACGGGCAACGTGGTCCTGGACTCGAAGATCGACACCCCGGAGGCCGGCGAACCGACCGCCGTCATGGCCGCGATCGTCTTCGAGGTCCAGCGTCTCATCGAGGAGTCCGGGGTCGATCCCGCAAAGCTGACGGGCCTCGGAGTCGCAGCACCCGGCCCGATCGATCTCGACGCCGGAACCGTGGTCAACCCGCCACTGCTGGAGGGCTGGACCCGGGTTCACCTACGGGACGCGCTGAGCAAGGCCACCGGACTTCCGGTGGTCCTGGACAAGGACGTCACCGCGGCCGCGGTGGCCGAGACGTGGGTCGCGGGCGACCACGCCTCCAGCAACTTCGGCGTCTTCTACATGGGCACCGGCATCGGCTGCGGCCTCGTTCTCAACGACGAGGTGTTCCGCGGAGCGAGCGGCAACGCGGGGGAGATGGGCCACATCGTGGTCGACCCCGACGGCCCGCCGTGCGACTGCGGCCTCAACGGCTGTGTGAAATCGACCGTCATTCCCCGCGTCCTGGTCGACGCCGGCGCGAAGGCCGGCCTGGTGGAACCTCTGGCGGAAGGCGACTCGAGCGTCGTCGTGCAGGAGCGCTTCAACAGGCTCTGCGATGCGGCCGACGGCGGCGACCAGGCCGCGATCGCGATCCTGGACCGCTCAGCGCTGCACCTCTCGCGTGCGGTCTCCGTGATCGCCAACGCCATGGACCTGGACCGTGTGGTGTTCGGCGGTCCGTTCTGGACGAGGCTCGCACCGTACTACCTCAACCGTGTTCCGGAGCAGGTGGCGCACGGCGCCGATGCCCGGGACATCCATGTGCCTCAGGTCGTCGGCAGCCGGGTGGGCGAGGACGTCGGCGCCATCGGCGCGGCGTGCCTCGTCCTCGAGCACGCGCTGGCTCCGCGTTCGGAACGTTTGCTGCTGGGCGGCTGA
- the nrdI gene encoding class Ib ribonucleoside-diphosphate reductase assembly flavoprotein NrdI: protein MTSMATLTRDPHGTRDARAGRDVERGSFRVSSSHLIYFSSVSGNTRRFVEKLGRNADRIPLLPTEEPLLATEPFVLVLPTYGGTGGDGSVPKQVIRFLNVEQNRKLIRGVIGAGNTNFGDNYCMAGDIIAAKCHVPHLYRFELMGTPDDVRRVNEGLDTFWTRLSQNQS, encoded by the coding sequence GTGACTTCGATGGCAACGCTCACGCGTGATCCTCACGGAACGCGGGACGCCAGGGCCGGACGGGACGTGGAGAGGGGAAGCTTCCGCGTCTCGTCCAGTCACCTCATCTATTTCTCTTCGGTCTCCGGGAACACCCGGCGGTTCGTGGAGAAGCTCGGAAGGAACGCGGACAGGATCCCGCTCCTTCCCACGGAAGAACCACTGCTGGCCACCGAGCCGTTCGTCCTGGTCCTCCCTACGTATGGGGGAACCGGGGGAGACGGGTCGGTCCCCAAGCAGGTCATCAGATTCCTGAATGTTGAACAGAACCGCAAGCTGATCCGGGGCGTGATCGGGGCAGGGAACACCAACTTCGGGGACAACTACTGCATGGCCGGTGACATCATTGCCGCCAAATGCCATGTTCCCCACCTGTACAGATTTGAACTGATGGGCACGCCGGACGACGTGCGCCGAGTCAACGAGGGATTGGACACGTTTTGGACACGACTGTCGCAGAACCAGAGCTGA
- the metE gene encoding 5-methyltetrahydropteroyltriglutamate--homocysteine S-methyltransferase: protein MTAQTPFPAASLLGYPRIGRRRELKKAVEAYWAGKIDAVALDAAAKEIQLGSARRLVELGLDEPAAVPGTFSYYDQVLDAAAHLGAIPARFGNLLTDEGVLDIDGYFTLARGSREQQPLEMTKWFDTNYHYLVPEIGPETDFRLTSSRVVEEFQYALANGIETRPYLVGPVTFLLLSKASDDAPAGFQPLSRLEDILPVYAELLGQLAAAGASWVQLDEPALVVDQDIPAEQLDAAVTRAYEVLTAVADRPQILVSTPYGSLDGQLGTLAASSIDALHLDVFKGAAPSEAALAALGSKTLVAGVVDGHNIWRNDLAASSAVLDALKGSAARVTVSTSTSTQHVPHDVAEETKLSEQLKSWLAFADQKAVEVKTLASYLTDPGAVQAEIEAASAVIASRATAEGVRRDEVRARTAALTAADFSRSDYAVREAAQEAALQLPALPTTTIGSFPQTSEIRSARARNIKGELNDAQYEQLMKDEIKRVVDLQEELGYDVLVHGEPERNDMVQYFAENLEGFDVTVHGWVQSYGSRCTRPSILWGDVTRSAPITVAWAEYAQSLTEKPMKGMLTGPVTILAWSFVRDDQPLGETANQVALALRDEITDLEAAGIKVVQVDEPALRELLPLRKADQPAYLKWSVDSFRLATAGAQDATQIHTHLCYSEFGVIIDAIDGLDADVTSIEAARSRMEVVHDLESHGFGRGVGPGVYDIHSPRVPGEAEVTELLSTAVKHVPSRQLWVNPDCGLKTRGYEETEASLRNLVEAAKAVREEIGASV from the coding sequence ATGACCGCACAGACCCCCTTCCCCGCCGCCAGCCTCCTCGGCTACCCGCGTATCGGCCGCCGTCGCGAACTCAAGAAGGCCGTCGAGGCGTACTGGGCCGGGAAGATCGACGCCGTCGCGCTGGACGCCGCGGCCAAGGAGATCCAGCTGGGCAGCGCCCGCCGTCTGGTGGAGCTCGGCCTGGACGAGCCGGCCGCGGTGCCGGGCACCTTCTCCTACTACGACCAGGTGCTGGACGCCGCGGCCCACCTCGGCGCGATCCCGGCCCGTTTCGGGAACCTGCTCACCGACGAGGGAGTCCTGGACATCGACGGCTACTTCACCCTGGCCCGTGGCTCCCGCGAGCAGCAGCCGCTCGAGATGACGAAGTGGTTCGACACCAACTACCACTACCTGGTCCCGGAGATCGGTCCGGAGACCGACTTCCGCCTGACGTCCTCCCGCGTGGTCGAGGAGTTCCAGTACGCCCTGGCGAACGGCATCGAGACCCGCCCGTACCTCGTGGGGCCGGTGACGTTCCTGCTGCTGTCCAAGGCGTCCGACGACGCTCCGGCCGGCTTCCAGCCCCTGTCGCGGCTCGAAGACATCCTGCCTGTCTACGCCGAGCTGCTGGGCCAGCTCGCTGCCGCGGGCGCCAGCTGGGTGCAGCTCGACGAGCCCGCCCTGGTCGTCGACCAGGACATCCCGGCGGAGCAGCTCGATGCCGCGGTGACCCGCGCTTACGAGGTCCTCACCGCCGTCGCCGACCGCCCGCAGATCCTCGTCTCCACGCCGTACGGCTCGCTCGACGGTCAGCTGGGCACCCTGGCGGCCAGCAGCATCGACGCCCTGCACCTGGACGTCTTCAAGGGCGCGGCGCCGTCCGAGGCCGCGCTGGCCGCCCTGGGGTCCAAGACGCTGGTCGCCGGCGTGGTGGACGGCCACAACATCTGGCGGAACGACCTGGCCGCCTCCTCGGCGGTTCTGGACGCCCTCAAGGGCTCGGCCGCTCGGGTGACCGTGTCCACGTCCACCTCCACGCAGCACGTTCCGCACGACGTCGCCGAGGAGACCAAGCTCTCCGAGCAGCTGAAGTCCTGGCTGGCCTTCGCGGATCAGAAGGCCGTGGAGGTCAAGACCCTGGCGTCCTACCTGACCGACCCGGGCGCCGTGCAAGCAGAGATCGAGGCGGCTTCCGCCGTGATCGCCTCCCGCGCCACCGCGGAGGGTGTCCGTCGTGACGAGGTGCGCGCCCGTACCGCGGCGCTGACGGCAGCCGACTTCAGCCGTTCCGACTACGCGGTCCGTGAGGCCGCCCAGGAAGCCGCGCTGCAGCTGCCGGCCCTGCCCACCACCACCATCGGTTCGTTCCCGCAGACCTCCGAGATCCGCTCCGCGCGTGCCCGCAACATCAAGGGCGAGCTGAACGACGCACAGTACGAGCAGCTCATGAAGGACGAGATCAAGCGCGTGGTCGACCTGCAGGAGGAGCTGGGCTACGACGTGCTCGTGCACGGTGAGCCGGAGCGCAACGACATGGTCCAGTACTTCGCGGAGAACCTGGAGGGCTTCGACGTCACCGTGCACGGCTGGGTCCAGTCCTACGGTTCGCGCTGCACCCGGCCGTCCATCCTCTGGGGTGACGTGACCCGGTCGGCTCCCATCACGGTGGCCTGGGCCGAGTACGCCCAGTCGCTGACTGAGAAGCCCATGAAGGGCATGCTCACGGGGCCGGTCACGATCCTCGCGTGGTCGTTCGTCCGTGACGATCAGCCGCTGGGGGAGACCGCCAACCAGGTGGCCCTCGCCCTGCGGGATGAGATCACCGATCTGGAGGCGGCCGGCATCAAGGTGGTCCAGGTGGACGAGCCCGCCCTGCGCGAGCTGCTGCCCCTGCGGAAGGCCGATCAGCCGGCGTACCTGAAGTGGTCCGTGGACTCCTTCCGTCTCGCGACGGCGGGCGCCCAGGACGCCACGCAGATCCACACCCACCTCTGCTATTCCGAGTTCGGCGTCATCATCGACGCCATTGACGGACTGGACGCGGACGTGACCTCGATCGAGGCGGCCCGCTCCCGCATGGAGGTCGTCCACGACCTCGAGTCCCACGGTTTCGGCCGCGGCGTCGGGCCGGGTGTCTACGACATCCACTCGCCGCGCGTGCCCGGTGAGGCCGAGGTGACGGAACTGCTCTCCACCGCAGTCAAGCACGTGCCGAGCCGCCAGCTCTGGGTCAACCCGGACTGCGGCCTGAAGACTCGCGGCTACGAGGAGACCGAGGCGTCGCTGCGGAACCTCGTGGAGGCCGCGAAGGCGGTCCGTGAGGAGATCGGCGCGAGCGTCTGA
- a CDS encoding DUF2004 domain-containing protein, with the protein MSTVISEHFGELELNHGTAHCFTTRHTVHGVPVEIELNFAAHERPDQASVHKADYRLHYLPELVDQIKDLISEELGQEDSQVQEFRHFHCKGLDQEKRWATFGTTDEVDDQSFVRALRLGHVGIFPDQPERYFVLDFSLGEHFSDEVLVATADADGVVDDEITWA; encoded by the coding sequence ATGAGCACGGTCATCAGCGAGCATTTCGGTGAACTCGAACTCAATCACGGGACGGCGCACTGCTTCACCACCCGGCACACCGTGCACGGGGTCCCCGTGGAGATCGAGCTCAACTTCGCCGCGCATGAGCGCCCGGACCAGGCCTCCGTGCACAAAGCCGATTACCGGCTGCATTACCTCCCCGAGCTCGTGGATCAGATCAAGGACCTGATCAGCGAGGAACTGGGGCAGGAGGACAGCCAGGTCCAGGAGTTCCGGCACTTCCACTGCAAGGGACTCGACCAGGAGAAACGCTGGGCCACCTTCGGCACCACCGACGAGGTGGACGACCAGAGCTTCGTCCGCGCTCTCCGGCTCGGTCACGTCGGGATCTTCCCCGACCAGCCGGAACGCTATTTCGTCCTGGATTTCAGCCTGGGTGAGCATTTCAGTGACGAAGTGCTCGTGGCCACCGCGGACGCGGACGGCGTGGTGGACGACGAGATCACCTGGGCGTGA
- a CDS encoding methyltransferase — protein MSRWPDVDADNLQAFDGADRLLLEHASAHLDRLRAEGVEDPEAVVVGDRYGAISLPLLARSVEGGPAAVPGLRIWQDLATGVAALDANAARLGITGFTRIHDDESSPALYGPALLAGARLVLLRLPKNLAELAELSEAIAEHAHPDVVVLAAGMVKHMTLSMNHVLGADFASVTASLAKGKARVLTATQPRRDQSRADRPAADQPPADQSRADQHTAGPGEHAATPDTAAVADPGPDATVGHASRSFPVRERHDGLGRDGDLAIEVHAHGAVFAGAKVDIGTRFLLDFLPRMPEVGTAIDLGCGSGVLATLLAASQPGVRVVATDVSAAAARSARLTATAHGVGDRVLAVHTDALDGFPRGSAELILLNPPFHLGHSVHAGAALKLFRAAAEVLSPGGELWTVWNSHLGYLPALEKTVGPTDIVGRNRKFTVTRTRRHVSEAP, from the coding sequence TTGAGCCGTTGGCCCGACGTCGACGCGGACAACCTCCAGGCGTTCGACGGCGCGGATCGCCTGCTGCTCGAACACGCCTCGGCGCACCTGGACCGTCTGCGGGCGGAGGGGGTTGAGGATCCGGAGGCCGTGGTGGTCGGGGACCGCTACGGCGCGATCAGCCTGCCCTTGCTCGCGCGTTCCGTTGAAGGTGGGCCGGCTGCGGTGCCTGGGCTCCGGATCTGGCAGGACCTGGCCACCGGTGTGGCCGCCCTGGACGCGAATGCGGCCCGGCTCGGCATCACGGGGTTCACCAGGATCCACGACGACGAATCCTCCCCGGCGCTCTACGGCCCGGCGCTGCTCGCCGGGGCCCGCCTGGTGCTGTTGCGTCTGCCGAAGAACCTGGCGGAGCTCGCGGAGCTGAGCGAAGCGATCGCGGAACACGCGCACCCCGACGTCGTGGTCCTGGCCGCAGGCATGGTCAAGCACATGACGCTGTCCATGAACCATGTGCTCGGCGCCGATTTCGCCTCCGTCACCGCGAGCCTGGCCAAGGGCAAAGCGCGCGTGCTGACAGCGACCCAGCCGCGCCGTGACCAATCCCGAGCCGACCGGCCTGCAGCCGACCAACCCCCTGCCGACCAATCCCGCGCCGACCAGCACACCGCCGGTCCCGGAGAACACGCGGCGACGCCGGACACTGCCGCGGTTGCGGACCCGGGCCCGGACGCGACCGTGGGGCACGCCTCCAGGTCCTTCCCGGTGCGTGAACGGCACGATGGTCTCGGACGCGACGGCGACCTGGCCATCGAGGTGCATGCCCACGGGGCCGTGTTCGCCGGTGCGAAGGTCGACATCGGGACCCGGTTCCTGCTCGATTTCCTGCCCCGCATGCCGGAGGTCGGCACGGCGATCGATCTCGGCTGCGGCTCCGGCGTGCTCGCCACGCTGCTGGCCGCGTCGCAACCCGGCGTGCGGGTGGTCGCGACCGACGTCTCGGCGGCCGCGGCGCGAAGCGCCCGCCTCACCGCCACGGCACACGGCGTGGGGGACCGCGTCCTCGCGGTCCACACGGATGCGCTCGACGGTTTCCCGCGTGGGTCAGCGGAACTGATCCTGCTCAACCCGCCGTTCCATCTGGGGCACAGCGTGCACGCGGGAGCGGCGCTCAAGCTCTTCCGCGCAGCGGCGGAGGTGCTCAGCCCGGGTGGTGAGCTGTGGACCGTGTGGAACAGCCATCTCGGATATCTTCCGGCTCTGGAGAAAACCGTGGGTCCGACGGATATCGTGGGCCGGAACAGGAAGTTCACCGTCACACGGACCAGGCGCCACGTCTCGGAAGCACCATGA
- a CDS encoding methylenetetrahydrofolate reductase, with product MSPPSLIDRPLQQQGTTPVALSYELFPPRSQAAEEVLWATIRELETTAPDYVSVTYGASGSNHDTALDLVARLQEETLLRPLAHLTCVGNTAAELAGIVAQLLDHGVRGILALRGDLPRDGSPLPEGSLHYAQDLVELIRRVEQSRSALLCAGKVAIGVAAYPTRHPESPSEAHDVEVLLAKQRSGADFAITQVFFHARQYEDLLVRARRAGVTIPIIPGVMPLTSLRRVTRLSELSGVAPDPALMHALETAGSEVEAQRIGVAATVELANAALDSGAPGLHLYTFNEHRHALDVLDRLNLPRPSRPLHERAALAS from the coding sequence ATGTCCCCACCCAGCCTCATTGACCGACCCCTACAGCAGCAGGGCACCACGCCCGTCGCGCTGTCCTACGAACTGTTCCCTCCCCGCTCCCAGGCCGCCGAGGAAGTCCTCTGGGCCACCATCCGTGAGCTGGAGACCACCGCGCCGGACTACGTGTCCGTCACCTACGGAGCCAGTGGCTCCAACCATGACACCGCACTGGATCTGGTGGCACGCCTGCAGGAGGAGACCCTCCTGCGCCCGCTGGCCCATCTGACCTGTGTGGGGAACACGGCCGCCGAACTCGCCGGCATCGTGGCCCAGCTTCTGGACCACGGCGTCCGGGGCATCCTGGCTCTGCGGGGCGATCTTCCCCGGGACGGTTCTCCGCTTCCCGAGGGATCCCTGCACTACGCCCAGGACCTGGTGGAGCTCATCCGCCGGGTCGAGCAGAGCCGTTCGGCCCTGCTCTGTGCCGGCAAGGTGGCCATCGGCGTGGCGGCTTATCCGACGCGTCATCCGGAGTCACCCAGCGAGGCCCACGATGTGGAGGTGCTGCTGGCCAAGCAGCGCTCCGGCGCCGATTTCGCGATCACCCAGGTGTTCTTCCACGCCCGGCAGTACGAGGACCTGCTCGTCCGTGCCCGCCGGGCGGGAGTGACCATCCCGATCATCCCCGGCGTCATGCCTCTGACGAGCCTCCGGCGCGTCACCAGGCTCTCCGAGCTGTCCGGCGTCGCACCCGATCCGGCGCTGATGCACGCGCTCGAGACGGCCGGCAGCGAGGTGGAGGCGCAGCGCATCGGCGTGGCCGCCACCGTGGAGCTGGCCAATGCGGCCCTGGATTCCGGGGCGCCCGGCCTGCACCTCTACACCTTCAATGAGCACCGGCACGCGCTGGATGTCCTGGACCGGCTGAATCTGCCGCGTCCCAGCCGCCCGCTCCACGAGCGTGCCGCCCTGGCCTCCTGA
- a CDS encoding LysR family transcriptional regulator — MINPVHLRTLLAVIRHGSFASAAQHLGYTASAVSQQISALERDAGVELFQRHARSIVPTEAAQAMSRHATKVLTDIEALLAAASKAQDETRQELRLGIFPSLATYVLPRIMSNPTWTRLGIELKISVAEPGQTIQGLRDGGELDLALVYQVGQSGLAWPHSMRRQWIGDDDFRVVVPSSWRFSPGATVAAEQLSGMPWIVHHPGTADAVVIERLFASCGLHPRVVAHSDDFTASVELAAAGLGAALVPELALGDRPDGIATLDVPEIRLARNVFALLPGGKGGPRVDLFLELLSDTLRETLQR, encoded by the coding sequence GTGATCAACCCAGTCCACCTGCGAACCCTGCTCGCGGTGATCCGGCACGGCTCCTTCGCCTCCGCGGCACAGCACCTCGGCTACACCGCGTCGGCCGTCTCCCAGCAGATCTCCGCCCTGGAGCGCGACGCCGGCGTCGAGCTCTTCCAGCGCCATGCCCGCAGCATCGTCCCCACGGAGGCCGCGCAGGCCATGAGCCGGCACGCCACCAAGGTCCTCACCGACATCGAGGCCCTGCTGGCCGCGGCGTCCAAGGCCCAGGACGAGACCCGGCAGGAGCTCCGGCTCGGCATCTTCCCCAGCCTCGCGACCTACGTCCTGCCCCGCATCATGAGCAACCCCACCTGGACACGCCTCGGGATCGAGCTGAAGATCTCCGTCGCAGAACCGGGTCAGACCATCCAGGGACTGCGCGACGGCGGCGAGCTCGACCTCGCCCTGGTGTACCAGGTGGGCCAGAGCGGCCTGGCCTGGCCTCACTCCATGCGGCGCCAGTGGATCGGCGACGACGACTTCCGCGTGGTGGTCCCCTCCTCCTGGCGCTTCTCCCCCGGCGCGACGGTGGCCGCCGAGCAGCTCTCCGGCATGCCGTGGATCGTGCACCACCCCGGAACCGCGGACGCCGTGGTGATCGAGCGCCTCTTCGCCAGTTGCGGTCTGCATCCGCGCGTCGTCGCGCACAGTGACGACTTCACGGCCAGCGTCGAGCTCGCCGCCGCGGGCCTCGGCGCCGCCCTGGTGCCCGAACTGGCCCTCGGCGACCGGCCGGACGGCATCGCGACCCTCGACGTCCCGGAGATCCGTCTGGCCCGCAACGTCTTCGCCCTGCTGCCCGGCGGCAAGGGCGGCCCCCGGGTGGACCTGTTCCTGGAACTGCTCTCCGACACGCTACGGGAGACCCTTCAGCGCTGA